GGTAACCTCGTGGTGATTGGTGATGTGCATGGTGACATAGAATCACTACATTCTATATTGTGCGATGTGGATCATCAGAGATTTCTGCGCAATGCGTGTAATAAGATGGTTTTTCTTGGCGACTACATTGATAGGGGAAGTAACTCCGTGGATGTCTTGCGCACTGTATTTCGTCTAAAACGGCAATATCCAAATTCGGTTGTCTTGCTGTGCGGCAATCATGAGGCAATAGACCAGTATTATTGTGCAACCCACACTCTTCCTACAGAATTATCTTCCTCGTTTGGCGAGATGTCTGGGCTGGTATATGACCGGATGTTCTTTTTGTTCAGACTGCTTCCAAAAGTAGCAATAGTCAAGGATCATCTACTGCTTATTCACGGTGGTATTCCTACAAGTGTTGCTGACGACAGGTTTTATGATGCAATATCGTCCGAAGGTGAACCTGACAAGATGGTCCAAGAGGAGCTTTTGTGGAACGATCCCCGGTCTGACATACCTGACAATCAAGACTGGGTCAAGTCAAGAAGAGGCTTTGGCAGGCATTTTGGACCAGGTGTAACAAAGCGATGCCTCGTTTCTACC
The sequence above is drawn from the Candidatus Nitrosotenuis cloacae genome and encodes:
- a CDS encoding metallophosphoesterase family protein, which encodes MLTPSSHAQADSLLDEINATIKVLENERSTRGASDYSFKGSLVELRVSGNLVVIGDVHGDIESLHSILCDVDHQRFLRNACNKMVFLGDYIDRGSNSVDVLRTVFRLKRQYPNSVVLLCGNHEAIDQYYCATHTLPTELSSSFGEMSGLVYDRMFFLFRLLPKVAIVKDHLLLIHGGIPTSVADDRFYDAISSEGEPDKMVQEELLWNDPRSDIPDNQDWVKSRRGFGRHFGPGVTKRCLVSTKTRILVRSHEPCHGFKIDHNGMVLTLFSTKEAYPKFDAAYLLVTKQELESAKNAGQLARYIKKIKSGLTPVVGS